Sequence from the Fictibacillus arsenicus genome:
GGTCGGATCAGGTGTAATGGGAAGAGGTATTGCTTATTCAGCTGCATTAGGAGGATATCAAGTAACATTATGCGATATTTCTCAAAGCGCTATAGAAAACGCAAAGAGTGAAATTGGACATTTATTTTTAAAGGCGGTGGATAGCGAAAGGCTTACCTCGGAAAAAGCAGAACATTTTTCAAGCAAATTAAACTATTCTACTGAACTTGAAAAGAGTGCATCTTCTGCAAATTTTGTTATAGAAGCCGTGCCGGAAGTTATGTCCATTAAGAAAGAAATCTTTGAAAAGTTAGATCAATACACTTCGACTGAGACGATTTTGGCTACCAATACTTCCACTATGAGTCCAACCGAAATAGGTTCATATACGAACAGGGCTGACAAAATAATCGCTATGCATTTTTTTAACCCGGTTCATAAGATGAAGCTTGTTGAAATCATTAAAGGACTTGAAACAAGTGAAGAAACACTGCGTGTTACACAAGAAATAGCTCATGCAATGGGAAAAGAAACGGTTGGTGTAAATGAGTTTCCCGGTTTTGTTACTAGCCGTATTAGCAGTTTAGTAGGTAATGAAGCTTTTAACATGCTGATGGAGGGGGTAGGTTCACCAGAAGAAATTGATAAAGCCATCGAACTTGGATTGAATTATCCTATGGGACCATTTAAGTTAGGTGACTTAGTAGGTCTTGATACACGACTGAAAAATCTTGAATATCTTCATAAAACTTTGGGTGAAAAATACAGACCAAGCCCGCTTTTAGTGAAATATGTGAAGGCAGGAAGGCTAGGAAGAAAATCAGGAAAGGGCGTTTATAATTACACATAATGTGAAGGAGAACGTCTATGAACTTTGAATATTTGTTATTAAATGTTGAAGATCATATTGGAACGATCACAGTAAATAGACCAGAAAAAAGAAACGCGATGAATTCAGAAAGCTGGATTGAACTTCGCGATGCAGTGAGTTATTTTAATAGGATGCAAGAAGTAAGGGTAATTGTAATCACAGGAGCAGGTGACCAGTCATTTGTTTCTGGTGCTGATATTGAGTGGTTAAGAGATCGTCAGCCTCTAGATATTTATGGATCTGCTGTCCAAGATGTCCTGCTTAGTGTCTATCAATCGAAAAAACCAGTTATTGCAGCTATCAATGGATATGCATTAGGTGGGGGCTGCGAACTTGCAACTGTATGCGATTTTAGGATAGCTAGTGAGCATGCAAAATTTGGCCAGCCTGAGATCACCCTTGGTATCTTGCCAGCAGGTGGAGGAACCCAACAGTTAACGAGATTGATTGGACTTCCAAGAGCCAAAGAATTAATATTAACGGGAAAGATAATTAATGCCCAGCAAGCTTTTGAATATGGATTAATCAATGAAATTACATCAAAAGAAAATTTCAAGGACAGAATTAAGGAGTTTGCTAAGTCACTAGCTAGTAAGCCTCCTGTAGCATTGATGTTGGCTAAGATTGCCTTAAATGAAAGTGTGACAACTGATTTAAATGCAGGATTGGCACTTGAAAAATCGTTACAGGCAATTCTATTCAGTACTCAAGATAAAATAGAAGGGACAACAGCTTTTTTAGAAAAAAGAGAAGCTCAATTTATAGGGAAGTAATTTCACGAGACCTGTTTAAAGGTCTTTTTTTACAAAAATATAAAAAAACAAGTTACTTCTTTTTAGTGCACTATTGTTGTAAAAAATTTAAAAGATTAATAATTTGCAGACTGAGCAGGGTAAACTTTTGAATGTATATATTAGTGAGTGGTTGGACGGCTGGAAAATTATAGTGAGCAAATATTAAAAGTGAAAATGTAATGGGTAAAGTCACCTTTTTAAAGGTGGCTTTTTATTTTTTTACGGAAAGTGTAAATAAAGATGTTGTAACTATAAAATTTTCTTGAAATACCTTCCAAAAGGAATTATTATTAATTTTGGAAATGAATGCTAATGTAATAAAAAGGGAGAAATGAAAATTGGGGAAATATTTACTTGTATTAATTACTTTGTTTATTTTCGTACTGCCACATCAAGGGTTTGCTCACTCAGGCAGGACAGACAGTAGTGGTGGCCATAACTGTTCAGATAGTTCTAAAGCTAAAGGGTTATGTACAGGATATCATAATCATAATGGAGGAGGTACAAGCGGTGGCTCAACTCCGGCACCCGCACCAAAACCTGCTCCTGCTACTCGCAGTGATAAAGATTGTTCAGATTTTGCTAACTATGATGAAGTAGTAGCTTATTGGAATGCAAAAGGTTATTCTGCTACAAATGATCCGGAGAGATTAGATGGATTTGGTAATGTAGTGGATGATGGGATTCCATGTGAGGTACCTAGTGATTATGATACGGCAAAAATAAACGGAAGTCCAAAACAGATCGAACAGCAAGATTCAGCAAAAGGGGAAAAAGCTGGCTACCAAAAAGGATTGGCTGATGGCACAAGTGGTGCTGAAGAAAACGATTCATCTACTGGTTCAGCAGCTTACCAATCTGGCTTTAGCACGGGTTATTCTAAAGGGTATACGGAAGGCATGCAAAAGTTTGAAGAGCAGAAAAAAGCTGTAGAGAAAGAAGGATATGAAGCAGGTAAGAAACAAGATAAGCTAATCCTGCCTGCAAAGTATCAAAGTAACGCACTTTTAAAACAAGAATACGAAAATGGTTTTAACCGAGCTTTAAAAGAAAAAGAAGAAGCACAGATTGCTAGTTTTCAAGAAAAAGGTCTTCAAGATGGAATGAAAGATATTAAGAATACTCCTGAGGATGTAAGTCAAAATTTAATAGGCGCATACCTTTCTGGATATGAGGAAGGCCAGCAAAAATTAAAAGAAAAGTATTTAAAATTGGGCTACAATGCTGCATTTACAATGATTTCTTATAAAAAGCCTGCTTTAGAAAAAGAAAAGTATGTTAAGTGGTACAAAGAAGGATTTGAATCCAATAAAGAAGTCGAAAAAATAGAAAAAGTAGCATACGAGATGGGTCTAAATGAAGAAAAGTATGAAGTTCCTCAAAAATACCTAAAAGCAGAAACGGTGTTTAAACATCACTATGGATTAGGAGAACAAGCTGCTGAAGATGCTGATGAAGCAAACACAGTGATTTTTGGATTAGGAATAGCTGCTTGGTTGGGAAGAAGATACTATGTGGCTCGTAAAATGGTAGCTTAAGGAGAGAGTAAGATGGGGATCTATCAAAAGATATGTTATAAAACAGAAGATTTATTCGTAAAACTTTTAACTAAGAAGCAAGATAATGTACTAGTGAAAGAAAAAGTTCAAACTTATCGAAGTAATAAAGAAGCTGCTAAAGAACAAAAGCGTATTAAAAGAAAACAAGCCGCTGAAGAACGCCAACAACAACTTGAAGCTAAAAAAGCAAAAGAAAAACAAGAGGTTGTTAATCTTTTAAAGTCACTAGTAAATGACTCCTACACGACTTACGAATTTAACGAAGTAAAAAACAATAAAGTATTCTTTCAATCTTTAATTCGAAGTGTGTTTGAACCTGATGAAAAAGGATTAACCTTCTTATTTTGTGAGTTTGACAAAAGCAGTAAGAAAGAAATAAAAGGTTACTTAATCGCTACCAACAAACGAGTTTGGTTCATAAATAAGTCACTAGACTTTCAGCAAAAATTCCGTTATCAAACCATTAGAGACATCAAGTGGTTTAATGACGGAATGCTGGAAAAAGGTTTATACATGCAATACGGTGTAAAGCGACTTGAGTTTGATGAGATATTTGATAAAGAACAAATGATTCGTGTTGGGAATACGATTTTAAATCAAATATAAATAATAGGAGCACTTGGCTAATACAGCAAGTGTTTTTCTATTTATTACTTTTTTTGGTACAAGGTTATTGATATCATTGGAAATAATAGCATTGATTAAATATTATCCAAAGTAGGTGATTGTATGCTTGAAAAATTAATTATTAACTATTTAGAGGGATTTAAAGATATCCAGACTTTAAGTTCAATGCAAACTAATTCTATTAAAGTAAGTGATGAAGGCTTCTATGTAGAAACTGATTCTTCTATAAGAAAGTTTGAAGTAGGTGAAAAGGCAAGTTCTTGGGAGTTAATTTCATTTCAATTTTTATATGAGGCCTGGAATGAATTTGCTAATACTAGGCTAGCTAATTCCTCAGACTTTATTATGGCCAAAGGTCGTACTTCATTTGTAATGGCATTGTTTTCTAAACTTCCATTTGTATCAGTAACACAAAAAAATAAAAAAAAAGCAATTCAACTAAATCAATATTTAACAGATCAATTACCAGAGATAAATTTAAATCAGGTATTAGAATTATTAGAAGAAGTTATTTCAAAGGGACTAGATCTCAAACATCTGAAACAACACTACCCAGAAGACAATGTTTATAGATTAAAGTCTCGTGCTCGTCAAGGTTTGAAATTATTGGGTTTTATTGATAGTCAGTATGTGCTAAATGTTAATTTAATTGATGAGTACAAATCAAGTCATAACAAATCTTTAATTCTTAAGAGACAAATATTAAAACACCCGTACTTCTCAACTGTATATGACCTACTTTCAAAGTCTTCTGATTTAGAAAATGTATATAAGTTTCAAGCCATAAAAGAACTTGGAATGTTAATTGTGAAGAATTCTGCAGGTGATAACTTAATGCGTGATTCTGTTGCCGATGCTCGGACAAGACACATGCTTTCTTGGATGCAAGATGTCGATCTACTTAATGAGGAGTTGAACCCGATTATGGAGGAAAGCATTCGTCCTTTACTAATTAAAACAATGCAGGAATATTTAACTGCTAGAACAGAGCCGCTAACTAATCATCCATTAGGAAAATTAGTTCGATCTGATTTACCAGATGCTATTAGTAGATTACCATTTATAGATAGAGATACATATTTAGTAAAAGGATCAGTGGGACAAGGAAACTGGGCAACAGTACCTTGGTTAGCAATCTTAAATAAGAATATTACTACATCTACTCAACGTGGGTACTATATTGTTTATTTGTTTAGTGAAAATATGCAAGAACTATACCTGACAATTGCACAAGGAATTACTGAAACATCCAGGGATGAAATGTTGAAGCTAAATGATGAAATAAGAAAAAATATCGAAATGGATGGAGTAATAAAAAGTAGTGACTACTATCTTGGTGAAAGTGCAAAAGCACGAGGATATGTAGAAAGTACTGCAGCTTACATAAAATATACCTTAGAAGACATGCCTTCAGAAAACCAACTTATAAAAGACCTTGAAAAAATGATTTCCTACTATGAGAGGTTCATAGAGTATAAAAAAGAAAATAGCGTAGAAGAAAAGTTAGCCTTTTTAAATGTAAATGAACAAGAAATAACAGATCATATTCATTCCTACATACAAAGCAAAGGTTTTTATTATAAAAAGGAAGAGGTTATAAATCTTTACTTGTCTTTAAAAACAAAACCCTTCGTCATTCTCTCTGGGATTTCAGGAACAGGTAAAACCAAAATGGTGCAATGGTTTGCTGAGAGTTTGGGAGCTACAGAGGAAGATGGTCAGTTTACTTTAATTCCAGTTCGTCCTGACTGGAGTGATGGTTCTGATCTATTAGGCTATGTTGATATTAAAGGTGACTTCAAAAAGGGTCCTTTAACATCGGTGTTAGAAAGAGCAATGGATGATCCGGACAAACCGTTCTTTGTTTTACTCGATGAAATGAATTTAGCTCGAGTCGAGTATTACTTCAGTGATTTATTAAGTGTAATGGAAAGTAGACGCCGGAAAGATGGGAAAATTGTTACAACACCAGTGTTACCTTTTGAGGTGGAAGGCAGAGACATTATTCTTCCTTCAAATGTATATATCATTGGAACGGTTAACATGGATGAGACTACACATCCGTTTAGTAAAAAGGTGTTGGATAGAGCAAATACAATTGAGTTTAATAGAGTTCAATTAGATCATTTTTCTTTCCTCGAAGATCAAGAAGAACAGGCACCTTTGTCTATTATAAATCAGTCTTTAGCCGGAGACTTCTTACATTTAAAAGATGCTTACCAAGATAATATCGCGTTAATTAAGAAAGTTACCGAAGTGTTAGTAAATATTAACAAACAACTCGAAGGCATCGGTGCACAGGTAGGTTATCGAGTCCGAGATGAGATTTGTTTCTATGTCATTTATAGTAAAAAAAATAACTTACTGACATTTGAAGAAGCTATGGATCAATCGATTCTTCAGAAGATCCTTCCTCGAATATCAGGTAGTGATGAGCGTGTATGGGACACTCTTAAAGGTCTTTATGAAATCTGCATGAGTAAGGTCTACAATGCTGATGTTGGGCCAGAATTGAATCACGCTATATATCCTAAATCTACTGAAAAGATCTTACATATGATTAGGAGGTACGAGAATGATGGCTTCACTTCCTTCTGGGCTGGTTCGTGAGGATGTTGAACTCGTATTAATCGAAACGAATGAATTTACTCTTTTTATGAAAGGGAAACCTTATCATCAGCGGTTCGAAGGGCTGTCTCAATATAAGAAGAGGCTGCAGAATGAAATGATGGAGTTTAAGGTTGAGGGAGAATCTATACAATCAGTTAAAGTTTTTGATTTGGACCAACAAATGCTGGCCGCTAGTTCAGCGTTTAGACCAATCTTTTTTGAGAATGGAAACTATCAAATTATCGTTACTTCGAAAACAGATTCAGAGTTAGAGTTTTATCATGAACACCATCTTTTAAGAAACGCTGTAAGTAATGTGCCAGTAAGTTCTAAACAAGTTTTAATGGGGAATCTACAATTTCAAAATGAAGTTGGTTTGTCATCATTTGAAATTCGTACTCAAGGGAAAACGTTATTGACTGTGATTTTCGAAATCTTTCCTTCCAAGCTTGATTATAAGGAAGATTACAGAAAGTTATTAGATGAAGTGAACGAAGAAATTTATAATCTAGCTTTTCATTTTTTACGGAAAACGTATCTTGGTGCTAGGACTAGGGTAGAGGGAGAAGCGAGTGCTGCTGAATTTTATCGATTAATTCAACATCATTTCAGATCCTTTCTACAGGCGATCAAAAGAATCGAGCAACAACCACATCATCAACTGATTACCACTCATCAAAAAGTGAGAGGAGATCAACTAAAGAAACTGGACTCTTTTGGTAGAAATCAGCTTAGAAAAAAAGTTTCATTGTTTCAAGAGGTTCAAAATGGTATAAGATTTGGTAACAAACAACTAATGCCTACAGAGGGCTTGCAGGTCAAAAAACAGCACTCATTTGATACGATGGAAAACCGCCTAATCAAGTGGTTGTTGATTCGTATTGAAGATAAGCTAAAAGATTTGCTGAATAAAGTAGAAACTCCTATTGGTCGATATAAATCAGAACCAGATCAATTTGTAGTTCAAACGATTAAAGAAATGCAAAAGCATTTACAACAAAGAATAAAAAATCCGTTTTGGAAGACAATTAGTAAGCTTGACCGTTCTGTGATGAGTTTAGTGATTCAGATGGCACCAGGGTATAGAGATGCTTTTCAAATCTATGTGTTACTATCTCGGGGATTAGAGCTCAATGGACAAATTTATAAAATGTCTGTTAAAGATGTAGCTCAGCTTTATGAGTATTGGACCTATCTCAAGCTTGGGGCTTTATTGGATAAAAAGTATGTACTTCTTTCTCAAGATGTGGTGAAGGTGAATAGAGAAGGTCTGTTTGTGAACCTCGATAGTAGTAACTCAGCTAAACGCGTGTATAGCCATCCGCATACAGGAGAGAAGATTATTCTTCAATATCAAAAGGAAGAAAGACATTTACCTACTATCACACAGAAACCAGATACGATGTTGAGCATTGAGAAAAAAGGTAAGGATTACACCTACAATTATATCTTTGATGCCAAATATCGTATTGATTTTGCCGTAGAAGATAGTTATTACGAAAAGCGATATAACAGCCCAGGACCTATGGAAGATGATATAAACACCATGCATCGATACCGAGATGCGTTAGTTGTTCAACATAATGGTCCCTTTGAACGAACAGCATTTGGTGCATATGTATTATTTCCTTGGTTTGAAGAGGAGTTATATGAGCAGCATGCTTTTTATAAAAGTATAGAATCGGTTAATATTGGTGGCTTGCCGTTTTTACCAAATGCAATGAGGTTAGTAGAGCAGTTTGTGGAGCATCTTATTGAGAAAAGTCCTGAAGAAATACAAGAAGAAGGGATACTACCAAGAGGTACATTAGATAGTTGGAAGTCTTCATTAGATGAAAAAGTTGTAGTTGGTTTAGTGAGTAATGAGGAAGTTTTTAAAGATTGTATCCAACAAAAAACTTATAAAATTTCTATGAAGGATTTGAAAAAAGGATGGCAAGAGGCAAAACATATTGCCCTTTACCTATCAAGTAATGTATCCAGTAATAACGGTGTAAAGTATTACGGTGAAATTGTGGGTATTTCCTTCAGTTCAATGGAAAACAGTGAGCAAGTAGTTGCATTTACAGTGGATATTTGGAAATCATTAAGGAACATTATCAAACCAGTCGGATATGGTATATCGTCTTATATGCTTACAACGTTAAATACTTTGAAAGAAGCGAGTGAGTTACCAGAGCTTTACATGAAAAGTAACGATGAACTAGCTTTATGGAGAACAATGCGCAGGCTTACAAAAAATCCTAAACTTAATTTAAATCATACTGAAGTTGACCAAGCATCGGAAATTGTTCAAATAAAATCAGGTGAGGTACTAGTTACTCTAAGTAAAAAAGAAATACAAGTAAAACGTATAGGAAGTATGAAATTAACTTCTATTGATAGAGAAGAGTTTTTAAACAATCCCAATCGATTATTCAAGGAAGTCATTGATGTTTTAAATAATTAGTCAGATCTTACTAGATTATGATTCTATCTCATATGTTAGATTGGAATATTGTTAGGGTATGGCTTTAATATGTAAAAAAGGGGTGGGAAAACATGAAGCCAAGGTATGAAGTAAATAACAGTTCAATAGAAAGCATTTTAAGCTGGATAAAAGATGGAGAGATCGCAATACCCGAAATACAAAGACCATTTGTTTGGGATTCGTCTAAAGTTCGGGATTTAATGGACTCTCTTTACAAAGGATTTCCTGTAGGTTATATCATTACTTGGCGAAGTCCTGATACAAATTTAAAAGACGGTACGAGGTCGGAAGGAAAAAAGATACTAATTGATGGACAGCAGCGTGTAACTGCATTGACAGCAGCATTATTGGGGCAGCAAGTTGTCACATCTGATTATAGGAAAAAACGTATAAGAATTGCATTTCATCCAATTGAAGAACGATTTGAAGTTACTAACCCGGCAATTGAGAAGGATTCTATATGGATTTCTGATATTTCAATGTTCTTCCAGCAAAATTATCAGTCTTTTCAATTTGTAATGGATTATTGCCAAAAAAATAGTATTTTAGATTTTAATGAAGTAGCACAAAAAGTGGATCGGTTGATAAAGATTCGCTACAGCAATTTGGGTATTATAGAATTATCACATGAATTAGATATTGAAACTGTAACAGAAATTTTTATTCGAATTAATTCCCAAGGGGTTGTGTTGAGTCAGGCAGACTTTGCGATGTCAAAGATTGCTGTAAACGAATTATATAATGGAGTAAATATTCGTAAAACAATTGATTATTTCTGTCACTTAGCTAAACGTCCTGGAGATTTCCATTTGATAGAACAAAACGATTCAGAATTCTCAGCAACTGATTTATTTCATAAACTTAAATGGATTAAAGATTATATAGAGGAGTTATATGTTCCAGACTACTCTGATTTACTACGAGTAGCATTCACACATAAATTCCTTAGAGGAAAACTAGCTGATCTTGTAAGCTTATTATCAGGGCGTGATTTTGCTACACGTGAATATAAAGAAACAATAGCAGAGGAATCTTTTAAAAAGCTAGAAGAAGGCGTGCTAGATTTTATAAATGAAACGAACTTTAAGCGTTATATTATGATTGTAAAATCAACTGGTATAATTAATCAAAAATTGATTCGATCACAAAATGTGCTTAATTTCGGCTATATTCTTTATCTTTTGCTTAAACAAAAGGGAACAAATAAAGGAGATATTCCAAAAATAGTACGTCGCTGGTTGGTATTATCAATTTTAACGAGACGGTATTCTGGATCTCCAGAATCAATGTTTGAATTTGATGCTCGTCGATTTGCAAATGCTCAAAATCCAATGAATTATTTGGAGCACATAGAGAGTGGGGAATTATCTGATGCTTTTTGGAACAATATTTTGATTTCCCGGCTTGATACGCCTGTGACAAGTAGTCCATATTTTAATCTGTATTTAATGGCACAAGTAAAGAATAATGAAAAAGCTTTTTTATCTAAAGAAAGCGAAGTTCGACACTTGATTGAAGGACGTGGAGATGTTCATCACATTTTTCCTCGTAAGTATCTTCAGAAAAATGGATTTACAAGCAGAAATCAATATAATCAAATTGCTAATTATGCAATTATACAACAGGAAATAAATATTGCAATTGGTGATAAAGCACCTGAAGAGTATATGAAATCCTTAAATGAACAATGTGAAACAAAAATATTAAAGTATGGTGAGATTGTAGATCGAGATAGATTGAAAAACAATTTAATATCTAATGCCATCCCAGATTCTATATTTCATATGAATGCATCACATTATTCAGAATTTCTTGAAGAACGACGAAAACTAATGGCCATTAAAATTAGAGATTACTATCATTCTTTATAACTACTATATCGTAATCACCATGAAAGGACAGAAAGTGAATTTGTTGTTTTTTAATTCCTTGTCCCTACACTTAACAAAAAAGTAGAATATATATAATTGAAAGAAATCAAAATAAATAGTTGTAGGTGATCATATCAATAACAAAAGGTGTATAAAATGTGGGATTCAAATTCACTATACAGATTGGATAATATTAAAAGAAATGTCTTACCTACCGATATGTGATAATTGTATATTTGCTGAGGATCAGGGAGTTGAAATTAATGAAAAACAAAATTTTTCCTTGAATAAAATAATAAAATTTCCTGAAAAAAGAGAATAGTTACGTCTATTATAGTTAAAACACGCAAATGAGCGTGTTTTTTTAATTTAATACACTGGTTCGTTAAAGTGCACTTTTACGAACAGTAGACCTAACTTAATAACATACTAGATTTATGCGTTCATAAAACTATTAAAAAAGATTTACGAACGTTCATTTGTTTTTACATACTTTTATGAACTATTTGGTACAATTAAGGTAAATTGTACCAAAATAGGGGTTCTATGAAAATTCGTAAGTTTGGATAAATTCGAGTGAGTAGTAAAGATCTAAGAATATTTAAACACAAAACATTTAGGAATTAAATGACTTTCGTCCTTTTGACGTGGAGACGAAAGACACCCTAGGCAGGAGTTCAAGGGGGTAAAGTGGCTACCCTGATGGAAAGGTAGGGAACTTCGGTAGTTTTACGATTCATGATGCAAGAGTGGGAAATATAAAAGAGAACAAAAAAAAGCAGACGCTAGGCCTGTTTTCTATAAAGGAACTGATTTTATTTAATATTTTAATCCTCTAGACTCGTTCCGTATGACCAAATAACAAACGAAAAAGGAACCTACAGATGTGTGAGAGCCCGACTATCTGTTGTTACCGGTTGAATTATAGAAGATTCAATATAGAGCTAACATGGGTCCGGGGATGTAAGGTACTTAGATAAAGGTTTGATCAACTTTTTTTCTAGAGTTGTAAGATCTGCAAAACTCCTTTTTTATAATCTTTATATTGATTTGAAAACCATATTGTACAGTTATTTTACTGAATCTTGTATAACAAATTCTTTTACAAGTGTAATAAAAGGATCTACAATACTTGATTTTTCATTATGCCGCCAGGCAACTGCTGTTTCGATCTTTGTAGTGGTGTCTGTAATCTCTTTGAAAACTACTCCTTTCATTTGAAGATTTTCCAATAAATATGGTAGTAGAGCTACCCCCATTCCAGCGGAAACAAGAGATGTAACAGCTGTTGATACATGGGCGGTTGTTATTTTTGGTATAAATCCCACTTTATGGAAAATACTCATAATGGTGTCATAATAAACGGACCCCTCTTGTCTTGGGGTCATAATAAACGTGTCTTCCGCTAATTCCCGTATCTCAAGAGGGAATTTTTTTTTTGCCATCTTATGAGTTTCAGGTAAAACAGCAATAAAATGTTGTCTACGGATGGGTGAAATGTTTAATTTACTGTTTTCGATGGCGATGGGTGTGCAAATAAGACCTACATCAATTCGCTCTTCATTTAACGCAAGAACTTGCTCGGGTGTGCTCATCTGGTGAACGATCACCTCAACGAGCGG
This genomic interval carries:
- a CDS encoding 3-hydroxyacyl-CoA dehydrogenase, whose translation is MNVNHILVVGSGVMGRGIAYSAALGGYQVTLCDISQSAIENAKSEIGHLFLKAVDSERLTSEKAEHFSSKLNYSTELEKSASSANFVIEAVPEVMSIKKEIFEKLDQYTSTETILATNTSTMSPTEIGSYTNRADKIIAMHFFNPVHKMKLVEIIKGLETSEETLRVTQEIAHAMGKETVGVNEFPGFVTSRISSLVGNEAFNMLMEGVGSPEEIDKAIELGLNYPMGPFKLGDLVGLDTRLKNLEYLHKTLGEKYRPSPLLVKYVKAGRLGRKSGKGVYNYT
- a CDS encoding enoyl-CoA hydratase/isomerase family protein, with product MNFEYLLLNVEDHIGTITVNRPEKRNAMNSESWIELRDAVSYFNRMQEVRVIVITGAGDQSFVSGADIEWLRDRQPLDIYGSAVQDVLLSVYQSKKPVIAAINGYALGGGCELATVCDFRIASEHAKFGQPEITLGILPAGGGTQQLTRLIGLPRAKELILTGKIINAQQAFEYGLINEITSKENFKDRIKEFAKSLASKPPVALMLAKIALNESVTTDLNAGLALEKSLQAILFSTQDKIEGTTAFLEKREAQFIGK
- a CDS encoding cell envelope integrity protein TolA, which gives rise to MGIYQKICYKTEDLFVKLLTKKQDNVLVKEKVQTYRSNKEAAKEQKRIKRKQAAEERQQQLEAKKAKEKQEVVNLLKSLVNDSYTTYEFNEVKNNKVFFQSLIRSVFEPDEKGLTFLFCEFDKSSKKEIKGYLIATNKRVWFINKSLDFQQKFRYQTIRDIKWFNDGMLEKGLYMQYGVKRLEFDEIFDKEQMIRVGNTILNQI
- a CDS encoding McrB family protein — protein: MLEKLIINYLEGFKDIQTLSSMQTNSIKVSDEGFYVETDSSIRKFEVGEKASSWELISFQFLYEAWNEFANTRLANSSDFIMAKGRTSFVMALFSKLPFVSVTQKNKKKAIQLNQYLTDQLPEINLNQVLELLEEVISKGLDLKHLKQHYPEDNVYRLKSRARQGLKLLGFIDSQYVLNVNLIDEYKSSHNKSLILKRQILKHPYFSTVYDLLSKSSDLENVYKFQAIKELGMLIVKNSAGDNLMRDSVADARTRHMLSWMQDVDLLNEELNPIMEESIRPLLIKTMQEYLTARTEPLTNHPLGKLVRSDLPDAISRLPFIDRDTYLVKGSVGQGNWATVPWLAILNKNITTSTQRGYYIVYLFSENMQELYLTIAQGITETSRDEMLKLNDEIRKNIEMDGVIKSSDYYLGESAKARGYVESTAAYIKYTLEDMPSENQLIKDLEKMISYYERFIEYKKENSVEEKLAFLNVNEQEITDHIHSYIQSKGFYYKKEEVINLYLSLKTKPFVILSGISGTGKTKMVQWFAESLGATEEDGQFTLIPVRPDWSDGSDLLGYVDIKGDFKKGPLTSVLERAMDDPDKPFFVLLDEMNLARVEYYFSDLLSVMESRRRKDGKIVTTPVLPFEVEGRDIILPSNVYIIGTVNMDETTHPFSKKVLDRANTIEFNRVQLDHFSFLEDQEEQAPLSIINQSLAGDFLHLKDAYQDNIALIKKVTEVLVNINKQLEGIGAQVGYRVRDEICFYVIYSKKNNLLTFEEAMDQSILQKILPRISGSDERVWDTLKGLYEICMSKVYNADVGPELNHAIYPKSTEKILHMIRRYENDGFTSFWAGS
- a CDS encoding DUF2357 domain-containing protein encodes the protein MMASLPSGLVREDVELVLIETNEFTLFMKGKPYHQRFEGLSQYKKRLQNEMMEFKVEGESIQSVKVFDLDQQMLAASSAFRPIFFENGNYQIIVTSKTDSELEFYHEHHLLRNAVSNVPVSSKQVLMGNLQFQNEVGLSSFEIRTQGKTLLTVIFEIFPSKLDYKEDYRKLLDEVNEEIYNLAFHFLRKTYLGARTRVEGEASAAEFYRLIQHHFRSFLQAIKRIEQQPHHQLITTHQKVRGDQLKKLDSFGRNQLRKKVSLFQEVQNGIRFGNKQLMPTEGLQVKKQHSFDTMENRLIKWLLIRIEDKLKDLLNKVETPIGRYKSEPDQFVVQTIKEMQKHLQQRIKNPFWKTISKLDRSVMSLVIQMAPGYRDAFQIYVLLSRGLELNGQIYKMSVKDVAQLYEYWTYLKLGALLDKKYVLLSQDVVKVNREGLFVNLDSSNSAKRVYSHPHTGEKIILQYQKEERHLPTITQKPDTMLSIEKKGKDYTYNYIFDAKYRIDFAVEDSYYEKRYNSPGPMEDDINTMHRYRDALVVQHNGPFERTAFGAYVLFPWFEEELYEQHAFYKSIESVNIGGLPFLPNAMRLVEQFVEHLIEKSPEEIQEEGILPRGTLDSWKSSLDEKVVVGLVSNEEVFKDCIQQKTYKISMKDLKKGWQEAKHIALYLSSNVSSNNGVKYYGEIVGISFSSMENSEQVVAFTVDIWKSLRNIIKPVGYGISSYMLTTLNTLKEASELPELYMKSNDELALWRTMRRLTKNPKLNLNHTEVDQASEIVQIKSGEVLVTLSKKEIQVKRIGSMKLTSIDREEFLNNPNRLFKEVIDVLNN
- a CDS encoding GmrSD restriction endonuclease domain-containing protein; its protein translation is MKPRYEVNNSSIESILSWIKDGEIAIPEIQRPFVWDSSKVRDLMDSLYKGFPVGYIITWRSPDTNLKDGTRSEGKKILIDGQQRVTALTAALLGQQVVTSDYRKKRIRIAFHPIEERFEVTNPAIEKDSIWISDISMFFQQNYQSFQFVMDYCQKNSILDFNEVAQKVDRLIKIRYSNLGIIELSHELDIETVTEIFIRINSQGVVLSQADFAMSKIAVNELYNGVNIRKTIDYFCHLAKRPGDFHLIEQNDSEFSATDLFHKLKWIKDYIEELYVPDYSDLLRVAFTHKFLRGKLADLVSLLSGRDFATREYKETIAEESFKKLEEGVLDFINETNFKRYIMIVKSTGIINQKLIRSQNVLNFGYILYLLLKQKGTNKGDIPKIVRRWLVLSILTRRYSGSPESMFEFDARRFANAQNPMNYLEHIESGELSDAFWNNILISRLDTPVTSSPYFNLYLMAQVKNNEKAFLSKESEVRHLIEGRGDVHHIFPRKYLQKNGFTSRNQYNQIANYAIIQQEINIAIGDKAPEEYMKSLNEQCETKILKYGEIVDRDRLKNNLISNAIPDSIFHMNASHYSEFLEERRKLMAIKIRDYYHSL